Proteins encoded within one genomic window of Couchioplanes caeruleus:
- a CDS encoding ribonuclease J: protein MSQAHAELDPPPPLPEGALRVIPLGGLGAIGRNMTVFEYDGKLLIIDCGVLFPDVEQPGVDLILPDFAPILDRLDDVQAIVLTHGHEDHIGAVPYLLAHKPDIPLVGSEFTLALVEAKLAERRLDPYTLTVREGGKERLGPFECEFFAVNHSIPDALAVAVRTPAGLILHTGDFKMDQVPLDGRITDLAGFARLGAEGVDLLLSDSTNAEIPGFVTPERDIGPVLNSIFGKARGRVIVASFASHVHRVQQVMDAAYEYDRKVALIGRSMVRNMGIARDLGLLRIPEGLLVGLDEATNLPPDEIVFMSTGSQGEPMSALGRMSTGDHRHITIAPGDTVVLASSLVPGNETSVYRVINQLARAGATVVHKDTAKVHVSGHAPAGELLYLLNVVRPSNLMPVHGEWRHLRAHARLGIESGVAPDRVVLCEDGDVVDLVEGHARHVGRVKSRYVYVDGLAVGDVSESLLTERRILGDGGFISATVVIDSVTGKVVGEPSVMAKGFSEDPEAFSPVLPLLTAALDRSAEEGITDTHQLQQVVRRTVGRWVNDAYRRRPMIVPTVVEV, encoded by the coding sequence ATGAGTCAAGCGCACGCTGAGCTGGATCCGCCCCCGCCGCTTCCGGAGGGCGCCCTGCGCGTCATACCGCTCGGTGGTCTCGGCGCCATCGGCCGCAACATGACGGTCTTCGAGTACGACGGCAAGCTGCTGATCATCGACTGCGGTGTGCTGTTCCCGGACGTGGAGCAGCCGGGTGTCGACCTGATCCTGCCCGACTTCGCCCCGATCCTGGACCGGCTCGACGACGTGCAGGCCATCGTGCTCACCCACGGGCACGAGGACCACATCGGCGCGGTGCCCTACCTGCTCGCGCACAAGCCGGACATCCCGCTGGTCGGGTCCGAGTTCACGCTCGCGCTCGTCGAGGCGAAGCTGGCCGAGCGCCGGCTGGACCCGTACACGCTGACCGTCCGCGAGGGTGGCAAGGAACGGCTCGGACCGTTCGAGTGTGAGTTCTTCGCGGTCAACCACTCCATCCCGGACGCGCTGGCCGTGGCCGTGCGGACGCCGGCCGGCCTGATCCTGCACACCGGCGACTTCAAGATGGACCAGGTGCCGCTCGACGGCCGGATCACCGACCTGGCGGGGTTCGCGCGGCTCGGCGCCGAGGGCGTCGACCTGCTGCTGTCCGACTCCACCAACGCGGAGATCCCCGGCTTCGTCACGCCCGAGCGCGACATCGGCCCGGTCCTCAACTCGATCTTCGGCAAGGCCCGCGGGCGGGTCATCGTGGCGAGCTTCGCCTCGCACGTGCACCGCGTGCAGCAGGTCATGGACGCCGCCTACGAGTACGACCGCAAGGTGGCCCTGATCGGCCGCTCGATGGTCCGCAACATGGGCATCGCCCGCGACCTCGGCCTGCTGCGGATCCCCGAGGGACTGCTGGTCGGCCTGGACGAGGCGACGAACCTGCCGCCGGACGAGATCGTCTTCATGTCGACGGGTTCGCAGGGCGAGCCGATGAGCGCGCTGGGCCGCATGTCGACCGGCGACCACCGGCACATCACCATCGCGCCCGGCGACACCGTGGTGCTGGCCAGCTCGCTGGTCCCCGGGAACGAGACCTCGGTCTACCGGGTCATCAACCAGCTCGCCCGCGCGGGCGCCACCGTGGTGCACAAGGACACCGCCAAGGTGCACGTCTCCGGGCACGCCCCGGCGGGGGAGCTGCTCTACCTGCTCAACGTCGTACGCCCGAGCAACCTGATGCCGGTGCACGGCGAGTGGCGCCACCTGCGCGCCCACGCGCGGCTCGGCATCGAGTCCGGAGTGGCGCCCGACCGGGTGGTGCTCTGTGAGGACGGCGACGTCGTCGACCTGGTCGAGGGGCACGCCCGGCACGTCGGCCGGGTCAAGAGCCGCTACGTGTACGTGGACGGCCTCGCCGTCGGCGACGTGAGCGAGTCCCTGCTGACCGAGCGCCGCATCCTCGGCGACGGTGGCTTCATCTCCGCCACCGTGGTGATCGACTCGGTCACCGGCAAGGTCGTCGGCGAGCCCAGCGTCATGGCCAAGGGCTTCTCCGAAGACCCGGAGGCGTTCAGCCCGGTGCTGCCCTTGCTCACCGCCGCGCTGGACCGCTCGGCCGAGGAGGGCATCACCGACACCCACCAGTTGCAGCAGGTCGTCCGCCGTACGGTCGGCCGCTGGGTCAACGACGCGTACCGCCGTCGCCCGATGATCGTCCCGACCGTCGTCGAGGTCTGA
- a CDS encoding S1 family peptidase, which yields MQRRTVVAIAATVTAAGAAVAFTLPSMAGTEPTRRATAQSADQVAPQLLAAMKRDLGLSADEATARVQRAKWASGVSAQLRGASGDSYGGAWLGKDGTTLNIAITDAGLADEVRAAGAQPKLVKRSVAQLDAAKRALDETASKSDRALPGWYVDVAANQVVLQALRGDADRAWALAEEAGIPASAVRVATVKAAPKPLADVIGAQAYFIGQARCSIGFAVQGGFVTAGHCGAEGTQTTDLEGLPQGEVADSVFPGNADLGFVQTNADVQLQPFVDDFDGNALPVGGSTEAPVGAAVCRSGSTTGTFCGTILAKNQTVNYPEGAVTGLTRTDVCAEGGDSGGPWLSGDQAQGVTSGGSGDCTVGGETFFQPLDEILERNNLTLLTTGGAGGGDQQGGGQQGGGEQGGGEQGENGDEQADDQPGNGNGRGNGNGQNRGRGLVGLHG from the coding sequence ATGCAGCGCAGAACGGTCGTGGCAATCGCGGCGACGGTGACGGCGGCGGGAGCGGCGGTGGCTTTCACCCTGCCGTCGATGGCCGGTACGGAACCGACGCGGCGCGCCACCGCGCAATCCGCGGACCAGGTGGCGCCCCAGTTGCTCGCCGCGATGAAGCGCGACCTCGGCCTCAGCGCCGACGAGGCCACCGCCCGGGTGCAGCGGGCGAAGTGGGCCAGCGGCGTGAGCGCCCAGCTGCGTGGCGCCTCCGGTGACTCGTACGGCGGTGCCTGGCTGGGCAAGGACGGCACCACGCTGAACATCGCGATCACCGACGCCGGCCTGGCCGACGAGGTCCGCGCCGCCGGCGCCCAGCCCAAGCTGGTGAAGCGCAGCGTGGCGCAGCTCGACGCCGCCAAGCGGGCGCTGGACGAGACCGCGTCGAAGTCCGACCGCGCCCTCCCCGGCTGGTACGTGGACGTGGCGGCGAACCAGGTCGTGCTGCAGGCGCTGCGCGGCGACGCCGACCGGGCCTGGGCGCTCGCCGAGGAGGCGGGCATCCCGGCCTCCGCGGTGCGGGTCGCCACGGTCAAGGCGGCGCCGAAGCCGCTGGCCGACGTGATCGGTGCCCAGGCCTACTTCATCGGCCAGGCGCGCTGCTCGATCGGCTTCGCGGTCCAGGGCGGCTTCGTCACCGCCGGGCACTGCGGCGCCGAGGGCACGCAGACCACCGACCTCGAGGGCCTGCCGCAGGGCGAGGTCGCCGACTCGGTCTTCCCAGGTAACGCCGACCTCGGTTTCGTGCAGACCAACGCCGACGTGCAGCTCCAGCCGTTCGTGGACGACTTCGACGGCAACGCGCTGCCGGTCGGCGGCTCCACCGAGGCGCCCGTCGGCGCGGCCGTCTGCCGCTCCGGCTCCACCACCGGCACGTTCTGCGGGACGATCCTGGCCAAGAACCAGACGGTCAACTACCCGGAGGGCGCCGTCACCGGTCTCACCCGTACGGACGTCTGCGCCGAGGGCGGCGACTCCGGCGGCCCGTGGCTGTCGGGCGACCAGGCGCAGGGTGTCACCTCGGGCGGGTCCGGCGACTGCACGGTCGGCGGCGAGACGTTCTTCCAGCCGCTCGACGAGATCCTGGAGCGCAACAACCTGACGCTGCTCACCACCGGCGGCGCCGGCGGCGGTGACCAGCAGGGCGGCGGTCAGCAGGGCGGCGGCGAGCAGGGCGGCGGCGAGCAGGGCGAGAACGGCGACGAGCAGGCCGACGACCAGCCGGGCAACGGCAACGGCAGGGGCAACGGCAACGGGCAGAACCGCGGCCGGGGCCTGGTGGGCCTGCACGGCTGA
- a CDS encoding DUF2784 domain-containing protein, protein MGYSLLIVAAVSAHYAFLAFGVLGGFLAWRWPRLIWTQVAAALWLLIIVLTNLYCPLTWLEDRARERLGEPPLEGGFLDNHVAGIFYPSGYERVAQIVVAVLVLTSWTGFWLLQRRNRLRQLDARGDAADHHLV, encoded by the coding sequence GTGGGGTATTCGCTCCTGATCGTGGCCGCTGTGAGCGCGCACTACGCGTTCCTGGCGTTCGGTGTCCTCGGCGGCTTCCTCGCCTGGCGCTGGCCCCGGCTGATCTGGACCCAGGTCGCCGCCGCGCTCTGGCTGCTGATCATCGTCCTGACGAACCTCTACTGCCCGCTCACCTGGCTCGAGGACCGGGCCCGGGAGCGCCTCGGCGAGCCACCGCTCGAGGGCGGCTTCCTCGACAACCACGTCGCCGGGATCTTCTATCCGTCCGGCTACGAGCGGGTCGCCCAGATCGTGGTGGCGGTGCTGGTGCTGACCTCGTGGACCGGCTTCTGGCTACTTCAGCGCCGCAACCGCCTCCGCCAGCTCGATGCCCGTGGCGATGCCGCAGATCATCACCTGGTCTAG
- a CDS encoding YbjN domain-containing protein has product MPASLQPLSNELIISALNARDFAHFLDEDGDVGGNWQGCLIYFFRLGKNHEIFQVRSLTQVEFSTDDVPQLYAFCNAWNHDRLWPKAYVHTGDDGVVRVVGEVGADFEHGVTPAQLDQVMICGIATGIELAEAVAALK; this is encoded by the coding sequence ATGCCCGCGTCCCTGCAGCCGTTGAGCAACGAGCTGATCATCTCGGCGTTGAACGCCCGCGACTTCGCCCACTTCCTCGACGAGGACGGCGACGTCGGCGGCAACTGGCAGGGCTGCCTGATCTACTTCTTCCGGCTCGGTAAGAACCACGAGATCTTCCAGGTCAGGTCGCTGACCCAGGTCGAGTTCAGCACCGACGACGTGCCGCAGCTCTACGCGTTCTGCAACGCCTGGAACCACGACCGGCTCTGGCCGAAGGCGTACGTGCACACCGGCGACGACGGCGTGGTGCGGGTGGTGGGCGAGGTCGGCGCCGACTTCGAGCACGGCGTGACGCCCGCGCAGCTAGACCAGGTGATGATCTGCGGCATCGCCACGGGCATCGAGCTGGCGGAGGCGGTTGCGGCGCTGAAGTAG
- a CDS encoding FtsK/SpoIIIE family DNA translocase, which yields MAGRTPPASRGRAASKGGAASARTRQPVRQPVRKAAAAPARKSTPARKTTPARSRARSATRARPSVGAAVAGGIGRGAGALWMGLAHSVGWVARGVGRQAATAKEIDPEHRRDGAGLLMLGLAILVGVAVWAGSAGPVGEWLADAVRLFLGGLGVLLPLLLLYGAIRFMRKPADPEHRGRSVVGWSALLIASASLLHIAQRPADDVELTNSGGLLGYGVGALLERAVTAWVAVPLLILLFVFGLLVITATPINRIPERLLLLADVLLGRSTARAPMPAPEPPDLDDEEPEEPSEEPRTRRPARRRQGSLADIGLGPQDEGAGDEILHDTVALPRGAKLPASRAPDPPEHSPLPTRAEQLEIASVPGDYRLPPPNLLGKGAAPKTRSRANDEIMAALTGVFDQFNVDAQVTGFTRGPTVTRYEVEVGSGVKVERITQLSRNIAYAVKSPDVRILSPIPGKSAVGVEIPNTDPENVSLGDVLRSRAATADHHPMLVALGKDIEGGFVVANLAKMPHILIAGATGAGKSSCLNSLLVSLLTRATPDEVRLLLVDPKRVEMTAYEGIPHLVTPIVTNPKKAADALEWVVREMDMRYDDLAANGVRHIDDFNRKVRNGEITAPPGSERVMKPYPYLLVIVDELADLMMVAPRDVEDSVVRITQLARAAGIHLVLATQRPSVDVVTGLIKANVPSRLAFATSSLADSRVILDQPGAEKLLGRGDGLFLPMGASKPIRIQGAWVDEKEIAQVVKFCKDQREPQFREDVTAPVANKKKEIDEEIGEDLEVLLQAIELVVTSQFGSTSMLQRKLRVGFAKAGRLMDLMETRGIVGPSEGSKAREVLVKPDELEATLATLRLDD from the coding sequence ATGGCGGGCCGAACTCCTCCGGCGAGCCGGGGCCGTGCCGCGTCCAAGGGCGGCGCCGCGTCGGCGCGTACCCGTCAGCCGGTGCGCCAGCCCGTCCGCAAGGCCGCCGCCGCCCCGGCCCGCAAGTCCACCCCGGCGCGCAAGACGACCCCGGCACGAAGCCGGGCCCGTAGCGCCACCCGGGCGCGTCCCAGCGTCGGCGCGGCCGTCGCCGGCGGCATCGGCCGCGGTGCCGGCGCCCTCTGGATGGGGTTGGCGCACAGCGTCGGCTGGGTCGCCCGCGGCGTCGGACGGCAGGCGGCCACCGCCAAGGAGATCGATCCGGAGCACCGCCGCGACGGCGCCGGCCTGCTCATGCTCGGCCTGGCCATCCTCGTCGGGGTCGCGGTCTGGGCCGGCTCGGCCGGGCCGGTCGGCGAATGGCTCGCCGACGCGGTGCGGCTGTTCCTCGGCGGCCTGGGCGTCCTGCTCCCGCTTCTCCTGCTGTACGGCGCCATCCGCTTCATGCGCAAGCCCGCCGACCCGGAGCATCGGGGCCGGTCCGTGGTCGGCTGGAGCGCCCTGCTCATCGCCTCGGCGAGCCTGCTGCACATCGCCCAGCGCCCCGCCGACGACGTCGAGCTCACCAACTCCGGAGGCCTCCTCGGGTACGGGGTGGGCGCGCTGCTCGAACGTGCGGTGACCGCGTGGGTCGCCGTACCGTTGCTGATCCTGCTCTTCGTCTTCGGTCTGCTCGTCATCACCGCGACGCCGATCAACCGGATCCCCGAGCGGTTGCTGCTCCTCGCCGACGTGCTGCTCGGCCGGTCGACCGCCCGGGCGCCGATGCCGGCCCCCGAGCCGCCCGACCTCGACGACGAGGAGCCGGAGGAGCCGTCGGAGGAGCCCAGGACCCGCCGTCCGGCGCGCCGCCGCCAGGGGTCGCTCGCCGACATCGGTCTGGGCCCGCAGGACGAGGGGGCCGGCGACGAGATCCTGCACGACACGGTCGCCCTGCCGCGCGGCGCCAAGCTTCCGGCGAGCCGCGCCCCCGATCCGCCGGAGCACTCACCGCTGCCTACCCGCGCCGAGCAGTTGGAGATCGCCTCGGTGCCGGGAGACTACCGCCTGCCGCCGCCGAACCTGCTCGGCAAGGGGGCCGCCCCGAAGACGCGCAGCCGCGCCAACGACGAGATCATGGCGGCGCTCACCGGCGTCTTCGACCAGTTCAACGTCGACGCCCAGGTCACCGGCTTCACCCGCGGACCGACGGTCACCCGCTACGAGGTCGAGGTCGGCTCGGGCGTCAAGGTCGAGCGGATCACCCAGCTCTCGCGCAACATCGCGTACGCGGTGAAGTCGCCCGACGTGCGCATCCTGTCGCCGATCCCGGGCAAGAGCGCGGTCGGCGTCGAGATTCCCAACACGGATCCGGAGAACGTCTCCCTCGGCGACGTCCTGCGATCGCGCGCCGCGACGGCCGACCACCACCCGATGCTGGTCGCCCTCGGCAAGGACATCGAGGGCGGGTTCGTCGTCGCCAACCTGGCGAAGATGCCGCACATCCTCATCGCGGGCGCCACCGGCGCCGGCAAGTCCTCCTGCCTGAACTCGCTGCTGGTGTCGCTGCTGACCCGGGCCACCCCGGACGAGGTCCGGCTGCTACTCGTCGACCCCAAGCGGGTGGAGATGACCGCGTACGAGGGCATCCCGCACCTCGTCACGCCGATCGTCACCAACCCGAAGAAGGCGGCCGACGCCCTCGAGTGGGTCGTCCGCGAGATGGACATGCGCTACGACGACCTCGCCGCCAACGGGGTACGCCACATCGACGACTTCAACCGCAAGGTCCGCAACGGCGAGATCACGGCGCCGCCGGGCAGCGAGCGGGTCATGAAGCCGTACCCGTACCTGTTGGTGATCGTCGACGAGCTGGCCGACCTGATGATGGTCGCGCCGCGCGACGTGGAGGACTCGGTCGTCCGCATCACCCAGCTCGCCCGCGCCGCCGGCATCCACCTGGTCCTGGCCACCCAGCGGCCCTCGGTGGACGTGGTGACCGGCCTCATCAAGGCCAACGTCCCGTCCCGGCTGGCGTTCGCCACCAGCTCGCTGGCCGACTCGCGGGTCATCCTCGACCAGCCGGGCGCGGAGAAGCTCCTGGGCCGCGGCGACGGCCTCTTCCTGCCGATGGGCGCCTCCAAGCCGATCCGCATCCAGGGCGCCTGGGTGGACGAGAAGGAGATCGCCCAGGTCGTCAAGTTCTGCAAGGACCAGCGGGAGCCGCAGTTCCGCGAGGACGTCACCGCCCCGGTGGCGAACAAGAAGAAGGAGATCGACGAGGAGATCGGCGAGGACCTCGAGGTCCTGCTCCAGGCGATCGAGCTCGTCGTCACCTCGCAGTTCGGCTCGACCTCGATGCTGCAGCGCAAGCTGCGCGTCGGGTTCGCCAAGGCGGGCCGCCTGATGGACCTGATGGAGACCCGCGGCATCGTCGGACCCTCCGAGGGCTCCAAGGCGCGCGAGGTGCTCGTCAAACCGGACGAACTGGAAGCAACTCTCGCCACCCTCCGCTTGGACGACTGA
- the rimO gene encoding 30S ribosomal protein S12 methylthiotransferase RimO, with the protein MSVTPPPRRVALLTLGCARNEVDSEELAARLDAGGWQVSTDAEGADVVVVNTCGFVEKAKQDSIETLLAAADTGAKVVAAGCMAERYGRELADSLPEAQAVLGFDDYTDIAARLDGVLAGEKFDAHTPRDRRELLPLTPVHRQAAKVVVPGHATVDEHTPAHLRTVLRRRLDTGPVASLKLASGCDRRCSFCAIPAFRGAFVSRDPQELLAEAEWLAGTGVRELVLVSENSTSYGKDLGDPRALEKLLPQLAAVEGIVRVRASYLQPAETRPGLVEVIATTPGVAAYYDLSFQHSSEPVLRRMRRFGSTERFLDLLASARALAPEAGARSNFIVGFPGETRQDVDELVRFLTEARLDAIGVFDYSDEDGTEAAGLSGKVREDTLKRRYARISDLADELCAQRAEDRLGSVVEVMVDTVEAGEIEGRAEHQAPEVDGSTTLVAGDAQVDLAALRPGDLVRARVTGTEGVDLIAVPIEMISAASAARPATSLPTVATAP; encoded by the coding sequence GTGTCCGTGACTCCCCCGCCCCGCCGCGTCGCTCTGCTCACCCTCGGCTGCGCCCGCAACGAAGTCGACTCCGAGGAGCTCGCCGCGCGCCTCGACGCCGGGGGGTGGCAGGTCAGCACGGACGCCGAGGGCGCCGACGTGGTGGTCGTCAACACCTGCGGTTTCGTCGAGAAGGCCAAGCAGGACTCGATCGAGACGCTGCTCGCCGCCGCGGACACCGGGGCCAAGGTCGTCGCCGCCGGCTGCATGGCCGAACGGTACGGGCGGGAGCTGGCCGACAGCCTGCCCGAGGCGCAGGCGGTGCTGGGCTTCGACGACTACACCGACATCGCCGCCCGGCTCGATGGCGTGCTGGCAGGCGAGAAGTTCGACGCGCACACTCCCCGGGACCGGCGTGAGCTGCTGCCGCTGACCCCGGTGCACCGCCAGGCCGCGAAGGTGGTCGTGCCCGGCCACGCCACCGTCGACGAGCACACCCCCGCCCACCTGCGCACGGTGCTGCGCCGCCGGCTCGACACCGGGCCGGTCGCCAGCCTGAAGCTCGCCAGTGGATGCGACCGCCGGTGCTCGTTCTGCGCGATCCCGGCGTTCCGGGGCGCGTTCGTCTCCCGTGACCCGCAGGAGCTTCTCGCCGAGGCGGAGTGGCTGGCCGGCACGGGCGTGCGTGAGCTGGTGCTGGTCAGCGAGAACAGCACGTCGTACGGCAAGGACCTCGGCGACCCGAGGGCCCTGGAGAAGCTGCTCCCGCAGCTCGCGGCCGTCGAGGGGATCGTGCGGGTGCGCGCGAGCTACCTGCAGCCCGCCGAGACCCGGCCCGGCCTGGTCGAGGTCATCGCCACGACCCCGGGGGTCGCCGCCTACTACGACCTGTCGTTCCAGCACTCGAGCGAGCCGGTGCTGCGCCGAATGCGGCGCTTCGGGTCGACCGAGCGCTTCCTCGACCTGCTCGCCTCCGCGCGGGCCCTGGCGCCCGAGGCCGGCGCCCGCAGCAACTTCATCGTCGGCTTCCCCGGCGAGACCCGGCAGGACGTCGACGAGCTGGTCCGCTTTCTCACGGAGGCGCGCCTCGACGCCATCGGCGTCTTCGACTACAGCGACGAGGACGGCACGGAGGCCGCCGGTCTCTCCGGCAAGGTGCGCGAGGACACCCTCAAGCGCCGGTACGCCCGGATCAGCGACCTCGCCGACGAGCTGTGCGCCCAGCGCGCGGAGGACCGTCTCGGCTCGGTGGTCGAGGTGATGGTCGACACCGTGGAGGCGGGCGAGATCGAGGGCCGCGCCGAGCACCAGGCCCCGGAGGTGGACGGCTCGACCACGCTGGTCGCGGGCGACGCCCAGGTCGACCTGGCGGCGCTGCGCCCCGGCGACCTCGTCCGAGCCCGGGTCACGGGCACCGAGGGCGTCGACCTGATCGCCGTACCCATCGAGATGATCTCCGCGGCTTCCGCGGCGCGGCCGGCCACCTCCCTGCCGACGGTGGCGACCGCGCCATGA
- the pgsA gene encoding CDP-diacylglycerol--glycerol-3-phosphate 3-phosphatidyltransferase: protein MTEEPVPVAAPRRVPLNNPANMLTAVRIVLVPVFVVFTAISETAGTGWRIAACLTFCVASATDFADGWIARRYQLVTSFGKVADPIADKALTGSALILLSAYDRLSWWVTGLILLREWGVTALRFWVIRYGIIPASRGGKLKTALQILAIAWLLWPVPAPFDAVGTWLMVAALLITMVTGADYVLQALRIRREALSRPGD from the coding sequence ATGACCGAGGAGCCGGTGCCGGTCGCCGCCCCCCGGCGCGTCCCGCTCAACAACCCGGCGAACATGCTGACGGCCGTCCGGATCGTGCTCGTCCCGGTCTTCGTGGTCTTCACCGCGATCTCGGAGACGGCCGGAACCGGCTGGCGCATCGCGGCCTGCCTGACCTTCTGCGTGGCGTCGGCGACGGACTTCGCGGACGGCTGGATCGCCCGCCGCTACCAGCTAGTCACCTCGTTCGGCAAGGTGGCGGACCCGATCGCCGACAAGGCCCTGACCGGCAGCGCGCTGATCCTGCTGTCGGCGTACGACCGGCTGTCGTGGTGGGTGACGGGGCTGATCCTGCTCCGTGAGTGGGGCGTCACCGCGCTGCGGTTCTGGGTGATCCGCTACGGCATCATCCCGGCCAGCCGCGGCGGCAAGCTCAAGACCGCCCTGCAGATCCTGGCCATCGCCTGGCTGCTCTGGCCGGTGCCGGCGCCCTTCGACGCGGTGGGGACCTGGCTGATGGTGGCGGCCCTGCTGATCACCATGGTCACCGGCGCGGACTACGTCCTGCAGGCGTTACGGATCCGCCGGGAGGCGCTCTCCCGGCCGGGGGACTAA
- a CDS encoding CinA family protein — MDTGVAAAAVVHALVDRRQTLAVAESLTGGLLAATVVEIPGVSAVFRGGVVVYATDLKHALAGVPEDLLADRGPVDPDVAQAMAEGVRGRCGADWGLATTGVAGPEPQDGKPVGLVFVAVAGPVRTQVQELKLDGSRADIRRETMTSALTLLVEELRDSEAATPA, encoded by the coding sequence ATGGACACCGGAGTAGCCGCGGCGGCGGTCGTACACGCTCTCGTGGATCGCCGTCAGACGCTGGCGGTGGCGGAATCGCTGACCGGCGGGCTGCTGGCGGCCACCGTCGTCGAGATCCCCGGGGTCAGCGCGGTGTTCCGGGGCGGCGTGGTCGTGTATGCGACAGATCTCAAGCATGCGCTGGCGGGCGTACCCGAGGATCTGCTGGCCGACCGCGGCCCGGTGGACCCGGACGTGGCGCAAGCGATGGCCGAGGGCGTCCGGGGCCGCTGCGGCGCCGACTGGGGGCTGGCCACCACCGGCGTGGCGGGGCCCGAACCGCAGGACGGCAAGCCCGTCGGCCTGGTGTTCGTGGCGGTGGCGGGGCCGGTCCGGACGCAGGTCCAGGAGCTCAAGCTCGACGGCTCGAGGGCCGACATCCGGCGCGAGACGATGACCTCCGCCCTCACGCTCCTCGTCGAGGAACTCCGGGATTCCGAGGCGGCGACCCCGGCCTGA
- a CDS encoding helix-turn-helix domain-containing protein — MVLLRRVIGDALRARRQGQHRTLREVSTAANVSLGYLSEIERGQKEASSELLAAICEALGARLSEVLGEVSGTLALAEGMSGVLVPVEHTPAQTAGSTAAPDTQAAASAQAAQTVAAGTRVKQQAKEAAPVRQVTTGGGVSVSVRQDNPLKATLRTRRKRERDVVCAA, encoded by the coding sequence ATGGTCCTGCTACGCCGGGTAATCGGTGACGCACTTCGGGCGCGCAGGCAGGGACAGCACCGCACGCTGCGTGAGGTGTCGACCGCCGCCAACGTGAGCCTCGGATACCTCTCCGAGATCGAACGCGGCCAGAAGGAAGCTTCCAGCGAGCTGCTGGCCGCCATCTGCGAGGCCCTCGGCGCCCGCCTCTCCGAGGTGCTCGGCGAGGTGAGCGGCACACTCGCGCTCGCGGAGGGCATGTCGGGCGTGCTCGTGCCGGTGGAGCACACACCGGCCCAGACGGCCGGTTCCACCGCCGCTCCGGATACCCAGGCCGCCGCCTCAGCGCAGGCTGCGCAGACCGTCGCGGCCGGCACGAGGGTGAAGCAGCAGGCCAAGGAAGCGGCGCCGGTGCGCCAGGTCACGACCGGCGGCGGCGTCTCGGTCTCCGTCCGCCAGGACAACCCGCTCAAGGCCACGCTCCGCACCCGCCGCAAGCGCGAGCGCGACGTGGTGTGCGCGGCCTGA
- a CDS encoding PspA/IM30 family protein yields the protein MANPFVKGWHYVMALFGAKIDEYADPKVQIQQAIEDAQRQHQALVQQAAAVIGNQRQLEMKLSRQMSEVEKLQGMARQALVLADRARAAGDEAEAQKYESTAQTLATQLVSGEQSMEDLKTLHDQALGAAGQARKAVENNAMVLQQRIAERSRLLSQLEQAKMQETVAKSLESMSSLAAPGNTPSLDEVRDKIEQRYANAMGRAELASNSVEGRMLEVQKSSLDLAGSSRLEQIRASMAGEKLGGTPAQPAVEKAPAADPAGVARLDEIRASMNKRGDTTAAG from the coding sequence ATGGCGAACCCGTTCGTCAAGGGCTGGCATTACGTGATGGCGCTCTTCGGCGCGAAGATCGACGAGTACGCCGATCCCAAGGTGCAGATCCAGCAGGCCATCGAGGATGCCCAGCGGCAGCACCAGGCGCTCGTGCAGCAGGCCGCGGCCGTGATCGGCAACCAGCGTCAGCTCGAGATGAAGCTGTCGCGGCAGATGTCCGAGGTCGAGAAGCTGCAGGGCATGGCCCGCCAGGCGCTGGTCCTGGCCGACCGCGCCCGCGCCGCCGGCGACGAGGCCGAGGCCCAGAAGTACGAGTCGACGGCGCAGACGCTCGCCACCCAGCTCGTCTCCGGCGAGCAGTCGATGGAAGACCTGAAGACCCTGCACGACCAGGCGCTCGGCGCGGCCGGTCAGGCCCGCAAGGCGGTCGAGAACAACGCGATGGTGCTCCAGCAGCGCATCGCCGAGCGTTCCCGCCTGCTCAGCCAGCTCGAGCAGGCCAAGATGCAGGAAACCGTCGCGAAGTCGCTCGAGTCGATGTCCTCGCTGGCCGCGCCGGGCAACACCCCGTCCCTGGACGAGGTCCGCGACAAGATCGAGCAGCGCTACGCCAACGCCATGGGCCGCGCCGAACTCGCCTCCAACTCGGTCGAGGGACGCATGCTCGAGGTGCAGAAGTCGAGCCTCGACCTGGCCGGCTCGTCGCGCCTCGAGCAGATCCGGGCCAGCATGGCGGGCGAGAAGCTCGGCGGCACCCCGGCCCAGCCGGCGGTGGAGAAGGCCCCGGCGGCGGACCCGGCCGGCGTCGCCCGCCTGGACGAGATCCGGGCCAGCATGAACAAGCGCGGAGACACGACGGCCGCGGGTTGA